One window of Bacillus alkalicellulosilyticus genomic DNA carries:
- a CDS encoding VOC family protein — protein sequence MKNVLGTNVITQIGIIVHDIEKTSQAYADFFGIEKPESFWTDAVEKAETEYRGKSTPARAKLAFFDMGALQLELIQPDEHQSTWREFLEEHGEGVQHIAFVVEGLKEKVQIMESSGMSLIQKGEYTGGRYAYMDTLQDLKVIFELLENDK from the coding sequence GTGAAAAACGTACTTGGAACGAATGTAATTACACAAATAGGAATTATTGTTCATGATATTGAGAAAACTTCCCAAGCGTATGCTGATTTTTTTGGAATTGAAAAGCCAGAGTCCTTTTGGACAGATGCTGTTGAAAAAGCCGAAACCGAATACCGAGGTAAATCTACTCCTGCCCGAGCAAAACTTGCCTTCTTTGATATGGGTGCCCTTCAATTAGAATTGATCCAACCCGATGAGCACCAAAGTACATGGAGAGAATTTTTAGAAGAACATGGTGAAGGTGTTCAACACATTGCCTTTGTAGTAGAAGGATTAAAAGAAAAAGTACAAATAATGGAATCTAGTGGCATGTCTCTCATTCAAAAAGGGGAGTACACAGGTGGTAGATATGCATATATGGATACATTACAAGATTTAAAAGTTATTTTTGAGCTTTTAGAAAATGATAAGTAG
- a CDS encoding DNA alkylation repair protein has product MAHPYLCPNCKTNRSRFNIIEQHATSVKLHPQTGDVVQQFTSEDLDPFHVPYRGPERRIQCGSCGLIEEEQMFIKRAAQ; this is encoded by the coding sequence ATGGCTCATCCATACTTATGTCCAAATTGTAAAACAAACCGTTCACGCTTTAACATTATTGAACAACATGCTACATCGGTAAAACTCCACCCACAAACTGGAGATGTCGTGCAACAATTCACCAGTGAAGATTTGGATCCTTTTCATGTTCCGTACCGGGGACCCGAGCGCCGCATTCAATGTGGAAGCTGTGGACTGATTGAAGAAGAGCAAATGTTTATTAAACGTGCTGCACAATAA
- a CDS encoding aldo/keto reductase, protein MKKNQLGNSSIYVSELGLGCMSLQAANEEEGVRIIHEAIDKGITFFDTADLYEYGLNESLVGKALKEKRSDVILATKVGNRPNENKDGWSWDPSKAYIKKAVKASLQRLKTEYIDLYQLHGGTIEDPIDDTIEAFEELKHEGYIREYGISSIRPNVIRQYVQKSNIVSVMSQYSILDRRPEEEILDLLHENNISVIARGPVAKGMLTKEWREKVKGNYLDYSQEDIKVLLEKMEGSGENITSLALAYATHHPAVATAIPGARTLEQLRDVVEAIQNNHVSNQLVFIKEWSKPSKYEAHR, encoded by the coding sequence ATGAAAAAGAATCAACTCGGCAACAGTTCAATTTATGTATCCGAACTTGGATTAGGATGTATGTCATTACAAGCAGCTAATGAAGAAGAAGGAGTTCGAATCATACATGAAGCAATCGATAAAGGAATTACCTTTTTTGATACGGCAGATTTATATGAATATGGATTAAATGAAAGCTTGGTCGGTAAAGCATTAAAAGAAAAAAGGTCAGATGTTATTCTCGCCACAAAAGTAGGAAATCGTCCTAATGAAAATAAGGATGGTTGGAGCTGGGACCCTTCAAAGGCTTATATAAAAAAGGCTGTGAAGGCGAGTTTACAGCGATTAAAAACAGAGTACATAGACCTTTATCAACTTCATGGCGGAACGATTGAAGATCCGATCGATGATACCATTGAAGCTTTTGAAGAATTAAAACATGAAGGGTACATTCGCGAATATGGTATTTCCTCGATTCGACCAAATGTAATTAGACAGTATGTTCAAAAATCAAATATAGTCAGTGTCATGTCTCAGTATAGTATTCTTGACCGCAGACCTGAAGAAGAAATATTAGATTTATTACATGAAAATAACATCAGTGTGATTGCAAGAGGACCTGTAGCTAAAGGAATGTTAACAAAAGAGTGGCGCGAAAAGGTTAAAGGGAACTATTTGGATTATAGCCAAGAGGATATTAAGGTGCTGTTAGAAAAGATGGAAGGCTCTGGGGAAAATATAACTAGTCTGGCCCTAGCATATGCAACCCATCACCCTGCTGTTGCAACGGCGATTCCAGGAGCTAGGACGCTAGAACAACTTAGGGATGTAGTAGAGGCGATCCAGAATAATCATGTTAGCAACCAGCTTGTATTCATAAAAGAGTGGTCGAAACCATCAAAATATGAAGCTCACCGTTAG
- a CDS encoding cold-shock protein, producing the protein MLQGTVKWFNAEKGFGFIEREGGDDVFVHFSAISGDGFKSLDEGQTVTFEIVQGDRGPQAANVQKG; encoded by the coding sequence ATGTTACAAGGTACTGTAAAATGGTTTAATGCAGAAAAAGGATTTGGATTTATCGAGCGCGAAGGTGGAGACGATGTATTCGTTCACTTCAGTGCTATTTCTGGAGACGGTTTCAAATCTTTAGACGAAGGTCAAACAGTAACGTTTGAAATCGTTCAAGGTGACCGTGGACCACAAGCTGCTAACGTACAAAAAGGTTAA
- a CDS encoding manganese catalase family protein translates to MIVRLDRLLIDLPRPKNPDANAASAVQELLGGKFGEMSTLNNYMFQSFNFRNKKKFKPFYDLIASITAEEFGHVELVANTINLMITGTTFPGDPDITPMQNAKDKRSHYHFIDTAQTALPGDSHGRPWTGDNVFNSGNLLLDLLHNFFLECGARTHKMRVYEMTDNPVAREMIGYLLVRGGVHVVAYAKALEVMTGADVTKMIPIPSLDNSAFEHARKFEEQGIHRKLYTWSPTDYQDIGQIWKGLHPEDGSPVEVVIGTPEGTAPVPDFEEVPEEFAPGVSHEDFMEIAKRLKWNAGM, encoded by the coding sequence TTGATAGTTCGATTAGACCGTTTACTTATTGATTTACCAAGACCTAAAAATCCCGATGCCAATGCAGCTTCAGCTGTCCAAGAATTGTTGGGTGGTAAGTTTGGTGAAATGTCGACCCTTAACAACTATATGTTTCAATCGTTTAACTTTCGTAATAAGAAAAAATTCAAACCGTTTTACGATTTAATCGCAAGTATTACAGCCGAAGAGTTTGGTCATGTGGAATTGGTTGCGAATACGATAAATTTAATGATTACTGGAACGACTTTCCCAGGTGACCCGGATATTACGCCAATGCAAAATGCAAAAGATAAGCGTAGTCACTATCATTTCATTGATACTGCACAGACAGCGTTACCAGGTGATTCACATGGCCGGCCATGGACAGGGGATAATGTATTTAATAGTGGAAATCTCTTGTTAGATTTGTTGCATAATTTCTTTCTCGAGTGTGGAGCAAGAACTCATAAAATGAGAGTGTACGAGATGACAGATAATCCAGTTGCCCGAGAAATGATCGGATACTTGCTCGTCCGTGGTGGTGTCCATGTTGTAGCTTATGCAAAAGCACTAGAGGTTATGACTGGTGCGGATGTTACAAAAATGATTCCTATCCCAAGCCTTGATAATTCGGCGTTTGAGCATGCAAGAAAATTTGAAGAACAAGGAATACATCGGAAGTTATATACTTGGAGTCCAACCGATTACCAGGATATCGGTCAAATATGGAAAGGGCTTCATCCTGAAGATGGTAGTCCCGTAGAAGTTGTAATCGGTACACCAGAGGGAACTGCTCCTGTTCCGGATTTTGAAGAAGTTCCTGAAGAATTTGCCCCAGGAGTGTCCCATGAAGACTTTATGGAGATTGCAAAACGATTAAAATGGAATGCAGGAATGTAA
- the uvsE gene encoding UV DNA damage repair endonuclease UvsE, with protein sequence MRLGYACMNVALPSKMKTCRLATYEKEGLPKIKELTLSNFTQVLDIVKWNAANDIYFFRVSSDIVPFGSHPILEWEWWMDDEVLEVTSKIKDFASDKNMRLTVHPGQYTVINSPREEVVANAIRDLEYHAKLLDVVGGTDMILHVGGAYGDKEKAKERFCQQYMLLSNSVKDKLRLENDDKVFNVQDVLDISKKIGIPICFDIHHHRCNQSLEKETADYIKEVMTTWATIGKPKMHISSGREHKTDTAHHDFIFLEDFLDFLQLLGDHDVDIMLEAKKKDQALLRLREEWQDK encoded by the coding sequence ATGAGACTTGGATATGCGTGTATGAATGTAGCATTGCCTTCAAAAATGAAAACATGCCGCTTGGCTACCTATGAAAAAGAAGGACTTCCTAAAATAAAAGAACTGACGTTAAGTAATTTTACGCAAGTTCTTGACATCGTAAAATGGAACGCAGCCAATGACATTTATTTTTTTCGGGTCAGCAGTGACATTGTTCCGTTTGGTAGTCATCCTATCCTAGAATGGGAATGGTGGATGGATGATGAAGTGTTAGAAGTCACCTCAAAGATAAAAGATTTTGCTAGTGATAAGAACATGAGACTAACGGTTCACCCAGGACAATATACAGTCATCAATTCACCACGTGAAGAAGTGGTTGCGAATGCAATACGCGACCTCGAATATCATGCGAAATTGTTAGATGTAGTAGGTGGAACCGATATGATCCTGCATGTCGGCGGGGCCTATGGAGACAAAGAAAAAGCAAAAGAACGATTTTGCCAACAGTATATGCTGTTGTCTAATTCTGTCAAAGATAAATTAAGGCTTGAAAATGATGATAAAGTATTTAACGTTCAAGATGTATTAGACATTTCTAAAAAAATCGGAATCCCAATTTGTTTTGATATTCATCATCATCGTTGTAACCAAAGCTTAGAAAAAGAAACAGCAGATTACATTAAAGAAGTTATGACAACATGGGCTACCATTGGAAAGCCAAAGATGCATATTAGTTCGGGCAGAGAGCATAAAACGGATACGGCACATCACGATTTTATTTTCCTCGAAGATTTTTTGGATTTCTTACAGTTACTTGGAGACCATGACGTAGACATCATGCTTGAAGCGAAGAAAAAAGACCAAGCCCTGCTTCGTTTGCGGGAGGAATGGCAGGATAAATAG
- a CDS encoding YncE family protein, whose product MKGSKLLISLSIAMLLMLLAACGNEPTVSEETPQEEVQEEVAVENEGEAEEETEPVAEDTELGFEVWVADQGSNEIHIIDGETQEIIETIDFNDVGDKPHMLVFDEHGEYAYVANMGSGSVSVIRAEDREVLTTLETGEGAHAAIPSPDGERVLVANVPAQTVTEIVIDKENEEFSVNREIALDQVDALLDEEEFPNQRPICLAYTADGGKAYVTLGGGGLVVIDVESMEVIQSFGKSQVGAHGCGTILSPDGKHMFANSGSTELAEYYVFDTETDELIFTAPTGGLDAHGVAFTPDQQHLWMVNRVTDDAAIIDVTSLEIVDRVEFVGDAPDLLVFSPDGKFAFITLRGPEPATGTHDMSGETPGVSVIDVESKTKVNLIELESDPHAIDLRILK is encoded by the coding sequence ATGAAAGGGAGTAAATTACTTATTAGTTTGTCTATCGCTATGTTACTTATGTTACTAGCTGCATGTGGAAATGAGCCAACAGTCTCAGAAGAAACTCCACAAGAGGAAGTGCAAGAAGAAGTCGCTGTAGAAAACGAAGGCGAGGCTGAAGAAGAGACTGAACCAGTAGCTGAGGACACAGAATTAGGTTTTGAAGTGTGGGTAGCAGACCAAGGCTCGAACGAAATCCATATCATTGATGGAGAAACTCAAGAAATCATTGAAACCATCGATTTCAACGATGTTGGTGACAAACCACATATGCTTGTTTTTGATGAGCATGGTGAATATGCCTATGTCGCAAACATGGGTTCAGGTAGCGTTTCTGTCATTCGTGCAGAAGATCGTGAAGTCCTGACTACACTTGAAACTGGAGAAGGTGCTCATGCAGCCATTCCTAGTCCTGATGGCGAACGTGTATTAGTTGCTAATGTACCTGCTCAAACCGTGACTGAAATCGTCATTGATAAAGAAAATGAAGAGTTTTCCGTAAATAGAGAAATAGCACTTGACCAAGTGGATGCACTTCTAGATGAAGAAGAATTTCCGAATCAAAGACCGATCTGCTTAGCGTATACTGCTGATGGTGGTAAAGCTTATGTAACACTTGGTGGTGGTGGTTTAGTGGTTATTGATGTTGAAAGCATGGAAGTTATTCAATCGTTTGGAAAATCACAAGTAGGAGCTCACGGGTGTGGTACGATTTTATCACCTGATGGGAAGCATATGTTTGCAAATTCAGGTTCAACTGAACTTGCTGAATACTATGTCTTTGATACAGAAACAGATGAATTAATTTTCACTGCTCCAACAGGTGGACTAGATGCACACGGAGTAGCATTCACACCCGATCAACAACACTTATGGATGGTAAATCGAGTCACTGATGATGCTGCGATAATTGATGTTACATCGTTAGAAATTGTTGACCGTGTCGAGTTTGTCGGAGATGCTCCAGATTTACTCGTATTCTCTCCTGACGGAAAATTTGCATTCATTACATTACGTGGCCCAGAACCAGCAACTGGTACACATGACATGTCTGGTGAAACTCCAGGTGTATCGGTAATTGATGTCGAGTCAAAAACAAAAGTCAACCTAATTGAACTTGAAAGTGACCCGCACGCAATCGACTTACGTATTCTTAAATAA
- a CDS encoding alpha/beta hydrolase has protein sequence MLVKVKPRKKALSIVRNSCLFVVFLLLTFNIVVFLSVQQWSTTAEGKLPPKTAVVLHAVNKNLVTPDIKRPSFLAGPGVSSIRREDISIPVRDGSSIKGRMYKPIGEGPFPVIMYYHGGAFLEGYGNIDTHDNIARALAVRTKSIVILVGYRLAPTYVFPTAIEDSYDSLVWAYEQAETFQGDNKKMAVVGDSAGGNIATAVAIMTRDYNGPPLSAQVLYYPLTTFHDMALPSRERYDSGYYLLSRRVMTLARDRYIPEESMWSSPYSSPLNANVSDLPPTFIITAEFDPLRDEGEAYAEHLAQHGVPVKAYRYNGVMHGFISFFEVMETGKHGLAQTSIFLRDQFKEEQQINDGTYELKVFDGANQKLKEQVEAYVIASFLLGKQVTTIFPLRY, from the coding sequence ATGTTGGTAAAGGTGAAACCAAGAAAGAAAGCGCTTTCAATTGTGAGGAATAGCTGTTTGTTTGTAGTTTTCCTTCTTCTTACCTTTAACATAGTTGTATTTCTTTCTGTTCAACAATGGTCAACAACAGCGGAAGGTAAGCTTCCTCCTAAGACAGCTGTTGTTCTCCACGCAGTGAATAAAAATCTAGTCACACCTGATATTAAACGCCCTAGTTTTTTAGCAGGCCCAGGGGTTTCGTCCATTCGACGGGAAGATATTTCAATACCTGTTCGGGATGGATCATCAATAAAAGGAAGAATGTATAAACCGATTGGTGAAGGTCCTTTTCCCGTTATTATGTATTACCATGGTGGGGCTTTCTTAGAAGGCTATGGTAATATTGATACTCATGATAATATAGCTCGTGCGTTAGCTGTACGCACAAAAAGTATTGTCATTTTAGTGGGGTATCGACTAGCCCCTACGTATGTTTTCCCGACAGCAATCGAGGATAGCTACGATTCGTTAGTATGGGCATATGAACAGGCAGAAACTTTTCAAGGAGACAACAAAAAAATGGCTGTTGTTGGAGATAGTGCCGGGGGGAATATTGCCACTGCTGTTGCGATAATGACGAGAGATTATAACGGACCTCCATTATCAGCTCAAGTGTTGTACTATCCACTTACGACGTTTCATGATATGGCGCTGCCGTCACGTGAAAGATATGATAGTGGCTATTATTTGCTTTCTCGTCGTGTCATGACTCTTGCAAGAGACCGCTATATTCCTGAAGAGTCAATGTGGTCAAGTCCTTATTCTTCACCGTTAAATGCGAATGTCTCTGACTTGCCACCTACTTTTATAATCACGGCAGAGTTTGACCCGTTACGAGATGAAGGAGAAGCCTATGCAGAACACTTGGCACAACATGGAGTACCGGTAAAAGCCTACAGATACAATGGAGTCATGCATGGATTTATATCTTTTTTTGAGGTAATGGAGACAGGGAAACATGGGCTTGCACAAACCTCAATTTTTTTACGAGACCAATTTAAAGAAGAACAACAAATAAATGATGGAACATATGAATTAAAGGTTTTTGATGGAGCCAATCAAAAGCTAAAGGAGCAAGTTGAAGCCTACGTCATTGCAAGTTTTTTATTAGGAAAACAAGTGACAACAATATTTCCACTTCGATATTAA
- a CDS encoding YesL family protein, which yields MNVAHTYFYKICEWIMRLALVNLLWLSFTILGLVVLGIVPSTIAMYTIVRKWVMGETDIRILRTFWGTYKREWLKSNRLGMILGAISAFIAVEYWIIYNVQEPLIQLSKYPLLLIFICFILLLLYVFPTYVHYDVNVRQVLKNSFLIMIINPAYNLVILLGLLLVYLSLTIVPALLLFFGGSVSAFVIMWGCYQSFLRVEQKKERNRTLSE from the coding sequence ATGAATGTAGCACATACCTATTTTTATAAAATTTGTGAATGGATTATGCGTTTAGCTTTGGTTAATCTTTTATGGTTATCTTTTACTATTCTAGGCCTTGTTGTCTTGGGAATAGTTCCTTCTACTATCGCAATGTATACTATTGTACGCAAATGGGTTATGGGAGAAACTGATATTCGAATACTTCGGACTTTTTGGGGTACTTATAAGCGAGAGTGGCTTAAAAGTAACCGCTTAGGCATGATTCTAGGCGCTATTTCCGCTTTTATTGCCGTAGAGTACTGGATCATATATAACGTTCAAGAACCACTCATTCAGTTAAGTAAATACCCTTTACTTCTTATATTTATTTGCTTTATCTTGCTCTTACTTTATGTGTTTCCTACATACGTTCATTATGATGTAAACGTGAGACAGGTACTTAAAAATTCCTTTTTAATTATGATTATAAACCCGGCTTATAATCTCGTTATCCTGTTAGGACTCCTTCTTGTTTACTTAAGCCTTACTATCGTTCCAGCACTCCTGTTATTTTTCGGTGGAAGTGTCAGTGCATTTGTTATTATGTGGGGCTGTTATCAAAGCTTCTTAAGGGTGGAACAGAAAAAAGAACGAAACAGAACATTATCGGAATAA
- a CDS encoding YuzF family protein, whose product MVSLVDPYVYQTLQTLAGRHVVVQTPQGNVRGNICDVKPDHVVVESHGANFFIRIQHITWVMPY is encoded by the coding sequence ATGGTGTCATTAGTTGACCCATATGTATACCAAACCTTACAGACACTAGCAGGAAGACACGTTGTCGTCCAAACCCCACAAGGGAATGTTAGGGGAAATATATGCGATGTAAAACCAGACCATGTTGTGGTAGAGTCCCATGGCGCTAATTTTTTTATCAGAATTCAGCACATTACTTGGGTTATGCCATACTAG
- a CDS encoding HesB/YadR/YfhF family protein, whose amino-acid sequence MEIEVTKPAFQWFKEEFDLDEDDYMRLFVRYGGCGDIQKGFSLGLVKEFPKHKAVDTDVEGVTFYIEEEDLWYFKNQNVKIKYSRKKEEIEFVHGE is encoded by the coding sequence ATGGAAATTGAAGTGACAAAACCAGCTTTTCAGTGGTTTAAAGAGGAATTTGATTTAGATGAGGATGACTATATGAGACTCTTCGTTCGCTATGGTGGATGTGGAGATATCCAAAAGGGATTTTCTTTAGGATTGGTGAAGGAGTTCCCAAAACATAAAGCAGTTGATACTGATGTTGAAGGTGTTACGTTTTACATTGAAGAAGAAGATTTATGGTACTTTAAAAACCAAAACGTAAAAATTAAATATAGTCGTAAAAAAGAGGAAATTGAGTTTGTGCACGGGGAATGA
- a CDS encoding aminopeptidase — translation MSNLQANLEKYAELAVKVGINIQEKQTLVINAPLTAIDFVRLVAKKAYEAGAMNVHVEWNDEQLTLMKYKEAPDEAFHDFPEWKAKGYEEMAEKGASFLSIVANNPDLLKGVDPERISNANKASGKAMDTFRSYIQSDKVSWCVIAASSPGWAQKVFPDVSEEEAVEKLWNAIFAATRVTEEDPVSAWKQHTTNLEDKVAFLNEKKYKKLHYTAQGTDLTIELPEKHLWAGAGSNNEKDVYFIANMPTEEVFTAPQKDGVNGKVSSTKPLNFGGTLITNFSLTFENGKIVDFEAEEGYETLKRLIETDEGSQFLGEVALVPHDSPISNSNIIFYNTLFDENASNHLAIGSAYAFNLEGGKTMSKEELAKHGLNTSITHVDFMIGSADMNIDGITADGKSEPLFRNGNWAF, via the coding sequence ATGAGTAATCTTCAAGCAAACCTAGAAAAGTATGCAGAGCTTGCCGTTAAAGTGGGCATTAACATTCAAGAAAAACAAACCCTTGTTATCAATGCGCCTCTCACAGCCATCGATTTTGTCAGACTCGTTGCGAAAAAAGCATATGAGGCTGGAGCGATGAACGTTCATGTAGAGTGGAATGATGAACAACTTACACTGATGAAATATAAAGAAGCACCTGATGAAGCATTTCATGACTTCCCTGAATGGAAAGCAAAAGGCTATGAAGAAATGGCTGAAAAAGGAGCTAGTTTCCTAAGTATTGTTGCCAATAATCCGGATTTATTAAAAGGAGTTGACCCTGAAAGAATTTCCAACGCCAATAAAGCGAGTGGAAAAGCAATGGATACGTTCCGCTCTTATATCCAATCAGATAAAGTGTCATGGTGTGTAATCGCTGCTTCCTCCCCAGGTTGGGCTCAAAAAGTATTTCCTGATGTGTCTGAAGAGGAAGCGGTTGAAAAACTGTGGAACGCAATTTTTGCAGCGACTCGTGTAACGGAAGAAGACCCTGTCTCTGCTTGGAAACAACATACTACCAACCTTGAAGATAAGGTCGCTTTCTTAAATGAAAAGAAATATAAAAAATTACATTACACTGCCCAAGGCACAGACCTAACGATTGAACTTCCTGAAAAACATTTATGGGCTGGAGCTGGCAGTAACAATGAAAAGGATGTGTATTTCATTGCGAATATGCCGACTGAGGAAGTGTTTACTGCTCCTCAAAAAGACGGTGTAAACGGAAAGGTGTCTAGTACGAAGCCGTTAAACTTCGGTGGCACTTTAATTACGAACTTTTCATTGACGTTTGAAAACGGAAAAATTGTTGATTTTGAGGCCGAGGAAGGCTACGAAACGTTAAAGCGACTTATTGAGACTGACGAAGGCTCACAGTTTTTAGGAGAAGTCGCGTTAGTTCCTCACGACTCACCAATTTCGAATTCTAATATTATTTTTTACAACACTCTATTTGACGAAAATGCCTCTAATCACCTTGCAATTGGCAGTGCCTATGCCTTTAATCTTGAAGGTGGCAAAACGATGTCAAAAGAAGAGTTAGCTAAACATGGATTAAATACGAGCATTACTCACGTTGATTTTATGATTGGCTCTGCTGACATGAACATTGACGGAATTACTGCAGATGGAAAAAGCGAACCGCTCTTCCGCAACGGAAACTGGGCGTTTTAG
- a CDS encoding SIMPL domain-containing protein, which translates to MGRGVVTAQPDQGKADIGVVTSDEDVNIALQQNTLISQAIVSAWTQIGINESDIETKSFFVRPVYDYSNGATLVRYEVEHILEVRFTDISIAGLIYQSAIEAGANIARTMEFTLSNHEKVYQQALQKALENAREKAETMALSIGAQLIQPPTKVIEATPMMASSLRAQELFHGAPPIYVQELSVEATVSVIYEYL; encoded by the coding sequence GTGGGCAGAGGAGTAGTGACAGCGCAGCCAGATCAAGGTAAAGCAGATATTGGTGTTGTAACTTCTGATGAAGATGTTAACATAGCACTTCAACAAAATACACTCATTTCCCAGGCTATAGTTTCAGCTTGGACACAGATTGGGATAAATGAGTCAGACATTGAAACGAAAAGTTTTTTTGTGAGACCGGTGTATGATTACTCAAATGGAGCAACACTTGTTCGTTATGAAGTTGAACATATTTTAGAAGTGCGATTTACCGATATTTCAATAGCTGGACTAATTTATCAATCAGCTATTGAAGCGGGAGCAAATATTGCAAGGACCATGGAGTTTACATTATCAAATCATGAAAAAGTGTATCAACAGGCTTTACAGAAAGCTTTAGAGAACGCTAGAGAAAAAGCTGAAACGATGGCTCTCTCTATCGGGGCGCAACTAATTCAGCCACCAACTAAGGTCATAGAAGCTACTCCGATGATGGCTTCTTCTCTGAGAGCACAGGAACTTTTTCATGGTGCACCACCGATTTATGTCCAAGAGTTATCGGTAGAAGCTACGGTTTCTGTCATATATGAGTACTTGTAG
- a CDS encoding carbohydrate ABC transporter permease, with protein MNNRVGYTILYIVLGVIAVIQIYPLVWLVKFSLKSNAEVFNASPFALPMEPRWENYVTVWTNGNIGLYFFNSVWITVVAVALTVLFSSFVTFAITRMNWKLNNLVLGLFMLGLMIPVHSTLIPLFSFFLRVNLIDHPLAIILTYTAFNLPITIMILLGFYYTLPREIEEAAVIDGCSIHRIFFQITLPMSLPVISTVVIINMIYNWNEFVFINTFIRSDSYKTLTVGIQNFIGQYSTDWGAIGATLVISILPILIAFFFLSNKIVEGIAAGAVKG; from the coding sequence GTGAATAACAGAGTAGGATATACAATTCTGTACATTGTGCTTGGTGTAATCGCTGTAATTCAAATTTATCCGTTGGTCTGGCTCGTTAAATTCTCCTTGAAATCCAATGCAGAGGTGTTTAATGCTTCTCCTTTTGCTTTACCAATGGAACCTCGATGGGAGAACTATGTCACGGTTTGGACGAATGGTAATATAGGACTGTATTTTTTCAACAGTGTTTGGATTACCGTAGTCGCAGTTGCTTTAACTGTACTTTTCTCTAGCTTTGTTACTTTTGCAATTACAAGGATGAATTGGAAATTAAATAACTTAGTTCTTGGACTATTCATGCTCGGGTTAATGATTCCAGTTCACTCCACACTTATTCCTTTGTTTAGCTTTTTCTTACGTGTGAATCTCATTGACCATCCATTGGCGATCATACTAACCTATACGGCTTTTAACTTGCCGATAACCATTATGATTTTACTAGGCTTTTATTATACGTTACCTAGAGAAATTGAAGAGGCAGCGGTTATTGATGGATGTTCGATTCATCGGATTTTCTTTCAAATTACTTTACCTATGTCGTTACCTGTTATCTCAACAGTTGTCATTATTAACATGATTTACAACTGGAATGAATTTGTGTTTATTAATACATTCATTCGTTCAGATAGTTATAAGACACTAACCGTTGGGATCCAGAACTTTATTGGTCAATACTCTACGGATTGGGGAGCGATTGGAGCGACACTTGTCATCAGTATTTTACCGATATTAATTGCATTCTTTTTCCTTAGTAATAAAATTGTTGAGGGAATTGCAGCAGGCGCTGTTAAAGGATAA